The Anguilla anguilla isolate fAngAng1 chromosome 4, fAngAng1.pri, whole genome shotgun sequence genome has a window encoding:
- the si:ch73-63e15.2 gene encoding protein strawberry notch homolog 2 isoform X4 produces MSQMQLWSKIYSQLGRPLPKDLSCIDDLSNTSLFSSPADSLSEYTDAADFPSIGNYVPTLWDINTPTHSQLELNTSRFEGLSSLEDISAIINTPPLGAYQPPQPPQRPQQSPEEEEEVDEEETEELGHVDTYAEYKPSKSTIGISHPDIVVETNTLSSVPPPDITYTLSIPETTISKGQLSALQLEAIIYACQQHEVILQNGQRAGYLIGDGAGVGKGRTVAGIILENYLKGRKKALWFSVSNDLKYDAERDLKDIEAPCIPVHALNKIKYGDTATSEGVLFATYSALIGESQAGGQHRTRLRQILDWCKPGFDGVIIFDECHKAKNATSTKMGKAVLDLQNKLPLARVVYASATGASEPKNMIYMSRLGIWGEGTPFKIFDDFLHAIEKRGVGAMEIVAMDMKVSGMYIARQLSFSGVSFRIEEIGLDNDFKLVYNKAAKLWAEALAVFTRAADELGLVSRKSLWGQFWSSHQRFFKYLCIAAKVRCLVELAKKELEAGKCIVIGLQSTGEARTREVLDENDGHLDRFVSAAEGVFQSLVQKHFPSEKQKREKSAGNKRKRKPKGRPPKYPKHSAEVGIVIHISDDSSTESDGPDSDSNSSPESLMDNDDVIFVNHTNCHTAKIEEMKQDLLNKISVLGKELPLNTLDELIDKFGGPEQVSEMTGRKGRVVRRPDGSVRYESRAEQGLTIDHVNIKEKERFMCGEKLVAIISEAASSGISLQADKRVQNQRRRVHMTLELPWSADRAIQQFGRTHRSNQVTAPEYIFLISELAGERRFASIVAKRLESLGALTHGDRRATESRDLSKYNFENKYGTKALDKITKAILGHIESKVHPPKGYPGGDAMFFREMKQGMMDVGIFCKEPRFGISTEKDCSITKFLNRILGLEVHKQNSLFQYFTDNFDYLIEKDKKEGKYDMGILDLAPGNDKIYEETQEKFLTAGNPQDGQVVLYKISVDRGMHWDEAYSKAQTLTGPDDGFYVSHRLRGNHPCVLLAEQGRGRNLILYKPNIGKQAHPESLDNLHRRYRKVTPEQAKDSWENQFTFSFRKCSHANWNGKCKQVEAGHECWQGMRLRQYHMLCGALLRVWKRVADVVSDVTNSSILQIVRLKTKEHNKQVGIKIPENCVARVREELAQMNKEVKRRRSEREQQEQRALEARLAEERELERQRRQVISRFCGGQPTVLPGLASSLAAYPGLPQLAPLQRSPVDEILDLTTSSPSPSPDSSGAGGLGLDSLVGPLGGAQDHFSLESLISQTVLSGHHPSHPQQDLLDFLENPALSLSSAYSTFPSHTAPTSTVPPISTILPPSSSSSSSSSTSSTSSMFSSVMAPSEHQANPLPNGHCSADLFNVREVLDSMLRTNPDRQSVIQSRTPDWDGTPTSHSPYAHTSFLPPPL; encoded by the exons GACCTCTCCTGCATCGATGATCTTTCCAACACCtcgctcttctcctctcctgccGACTCCCTGTCCGAGTACACAGACGCCGCCGACTTCCCCAGCATCGGCAACTACGTGCCCACGCTATGGGACATAAACACGCCCACGCACAGCCAGCTGGAG TTGAACACCAGCAGGTTTGAGGGCTTGAGCAGTTTGGAGGATATCTCTGCCATTATCAACACCCCGCCTTTGGGAGCATACCAG CCGCCCCAGCCGCCCCAGCGACCCCAGCAGTCcccagaagaggaagaggaggtggacgaagaggagacagaggagctCGGGCACGTGGACACGTACGCGGAATACAAACCGTCCAAAT CCACGATAGGGATCTCGCACCCGGACATCGTCGTGGAGACCAACACCCTGTCCAGCGTCCCGCCTCCCGACATCACCTACACCCTGTCCATTCCCGAAACCACTATCAGCAAAGGTCAGCTGTCTGCCCTGCAGCTGGAGGCCATCATCTACGCCTGCCAG CAACACGAGGTGATCCTGCAGAACGGCCAGAGGGCGGGCTACCTGATCGGAGACGGCGCCGGCGTGGGGAAGGGCCGCACCGTGGCCGGGATCATCCTGGAAAACTACCTGAAGGGGAGGAAGAAAGCGCTGTG GTTTAGCGTTTCCAACGACCTGAAATACGACGCCGAGCGAGATCTGAAAGATATCGAGGCTCCCTGCATTCCCGTGCATGCCTTAAACAAG ATTAAGTATGGCGACACAGCTACCTCAGAAGGAGTGCTCTTCGCGACGTACTCCGCCCTGATCGGGGAGAGCCAGGCGGGGGGGCAGCACCGCACCAGGCTCCGGCAGATCCTGGACTGGTGTAAGCCGGGCTTCGATGGAGTC ATCATATTTGACGAGTGCCACAAAGCCAAAAACGCCACGTCCACCAAGATGGGCAAGGCCGTGCTGGACCTGCAGAACAAGCTGCCGCTGGCCCGCGTGGTGTACGCCAGCGCCACAG GTGCTTCTGAGCCAAAGAACATGATCTACATGAGCCGGCTGGGGATCTGGGGAGAGGGGACCCCCTTCAAAATCTTCGACGACTTCCTGCACGCCATCGAGAAGAG GGGTGTGGGCGCCATGGAGATCGTGGCGATGGACATGAAGGTGAGCGGCATGTACATCGCCCGGCAGCTCAGCTTCTCGGGGGTGTCCTTCCGCATCGAGGAGATCGGCCTGGACAACGACTTCAAGCTCGTCTACAACAAAGCTGCCAAGCTG TGGGCGGAGGCGCTGGCGGTCTTCACGCGGGCGGCGGACGAGCTGGGCCTGGTCTCCAGGAAGTCGCTGTGGGGCCAGTTCTGGTCCTCCCACCAGCGCTTCTTCAAGTACCTCTGCATCGCCGCCAAGGTGCGCTGCCTGGTGGAGCTGGCCAagaaggagctggaggcggGAAAG TGCATCGTGATTGGGCTGCAGTCCACGGGGGAGGCGCGCACCAGGGAGGTCCTGGACGAGAACGACGGGCACCTGGACAGATTCGTCTCGGCGGCGGA GGGTGTTTTTCAGTCGCTGGTGCAGAAGCACTTTCCGTCGGAGaagcagaagagagaaaagagcgctggaaacaaaagaaaac gcaAACCCAAGGGCCGGCCGCCGAAGTACCCCAAGCACAGCGCGGAGGTGGGGATCGTGATCCACATCAGCGACGACAGCAGCACCGAGTCGGACGGGCCGGACAGCGACTCCAACTCCTCCCCCGAGTCCCTCATGGACAACGACGACGTCATCTTCGTCAACCACACTAACTGTCACACTG CGAAGATCGAGGAAATGAAGCAAGATCTCCTGAACAAGATTTCTGTGCTGGGAAAGGAACTACCTCTGAATACTCTGGATGAACTGATAGACAAGTTTGGCGGTCCAGAGCAGGTCTCTGAG atgacCGGGCGGAAGGGTCGGGTGGTGCGGAGGCCTGACGGCAGCGTTCGGTACGAGTCCCGGGCAGAGCAGGGCCTCACCATCGACCACGTCAACATCAAGGAGAAGGAGCGCTTCATGTGTGGGGAGAAG CTGGTGGCCATCATCTCGGAGGCGGCCAGCTCGGGCATCTCTCTGCAGGCCGACAAGCGAGTGCAGAACCAGCGGAGGAGAGTGCACATGACGCTGGAGCTGCCCTGGAGCGCCGACCGGGCCATCCAGCAGTTCG GCCGTACCCACCGCTCTAACCAGGTCACTGCGCCGGAGTACATCTTCCTCATCTCAGAGCTGGCGGGGGAGCGCCGCTTCGCCTCCATCGTGGCCAAGCGGCTGGAGAGCCTG GGGGCGTTGACCCACGGAGACAGGAGGGCCACGGAGTCCAGAGACTTGAGCAAATACAACTTTGAAAACAAG TATGGCACCAAGGCTCTGGACAAGATCACCAAGGCCATCCTGGGGCACATCGAAAGCAAAGTACACCCTCCTAAAGGGTACCCAGGGGGCGACGCCATGTTCTTCAGAG AAATGAAGCAGGGAATGATGGACGTTGGAATATTCTGCAAAGAGCCTCGCTTTGGGATCAGTACTGAAAAAG ACTGCAGCATCACCAAGTTCCTCAACCGCATCCTGGGCCTGGAGGTCCACAAGCAGAACTCGCTCTTCCAGTACTTCACCGACAACTTTGACTACCTGATCGAGAAGGACAAGAAAGAGGGGAAGTACGACATGGGCATTCTGG ACCTGGCCCCGGGTAACGATAAGATCTACGAGGAGACGCAGGAGAAGTTCCTGACCGCGGGCAACCCTCAGGACGGACAGGTGGTCCTGTACAAG ATCAGCGTGGACCGGGGCATGCACTGGGACGAGGCGTACAGCAAGGCGCAGACGCTCACCGGCCCCGACGACGGCTTCTACGTCTCTCACCGG CTGAGGGGGAACCACCCCTGCGTGCTGCTGGCCGAGCAGGGCCGGGGGAGGAACCTAATCCTCTACAAGCCCAACATCGGCAAGCAGGCCCACCCCGAGAGCCTGGACAACCTGCATCGTAGGTACCGCAAG GTCACACCAGAGCAGGCCAAGGACAGCTGGGAGAATCAGTTCACATTCTCCTTCAGGAAGTGCAGCCACGCTAACTG GAATGGGAAGTGCAAGCAGGTGGAGGCGGGGCACGAGTGCTGGCAGGGCATGCGTCTGCGGCAGTACCACATGCTGTGCGGCGCGCTGCTGCGCGTCTGGAAGCGCGTGGCCGACGTCGTCTCCGACGTCACCAACTCCAGCATCCTGCAGATCGTGCGGCTCAAGACCAAGGAGCACAACAAGCAAGTCG GCATCAAGATCCCGGAGAACTGCGTGGCGCGGGTGCGGGAGGAGCTGGCGCAGATGAACAAGGAGGTGAAGCGGCGGCGGAGCGAGCgcgagcagcaggagcagcgggCGCTGGAGGCGCGCCTGGCGGAGGAGCGGGAGCTGGAGCGCCAGAGGAGGCAGGTGATCAGCCGGTTCTGCGGCGGCCAGCCCACGGTGCTGCCCGGCCTCGCCTCCTCGCTGGCGGCCTACCCCGGCCTCCCCCAGCTGGCCCCCCTGCAGAGGAGCCCTGTCGACGAGATCCTGGACCTGACCACCAGCAgcccctcgccctcccccgACAGCAGCGGGGCCGGGGGCCTGGGCTTGGACAGCCTCGTCGGGCCTCTAGGGGGCGCCCAGGACCATTTCAGCCTGGAGTCGCTGATCTCGCAGACGGTGCTGAGCGGGCATCACCCGTCGCACCCGCAGCAGGACCTCCTGGACTTTCTGGAGAACCCCGCCCTCAGCCTTTCCTCCGCCTACTCCACCTTCCCTTCCCACACGGCCCCCACCTCCACCGTGCCCCCCATCTCCACCATCCTTCCgccctcctcgtcctcctcctcctcctcttccacctcctccacttcctccatGTTCTCGTCTGTCATGGCCCCTTCGGAACACCAAGCGAACCCCTTACCCAACGGCCACTGCAGCGCGGACCTCTTTAACGTACGAGAGGTCTTGGACAGCATGTTGCGGACCAACCCGGACCGGCAGTCTGTCATCCAGTCTCGGACACCAGACTGGGACGGCACGCCCACGTCCCATAGCCCATATGCACACACCAGtttcctccccccgcccctctga
- the si:ch73-63e15.2 gene encoding protein strawberry notch homolog 2 isoform X2, with amino-acid sequence MPTLPTPLAMDGENYLHPEGPQLDSALYGLVASPLLHTAMESQMYPSNSWGFSQQAAYNLHCPMQSGNQQYHLNSPSDMHIEMFNPPPFPDVDFSSLSLPRNGDFPADLSCIDDLSNTSLFSSPADSLSEYTDAADFPSIGNYVPTLWDINTPTHSQLEPPQPPQRPQQSPEEEEEVDEEETEELGHVDTYAEYKPSKSTIGISHPDIVVETNTLSSVPPPDITYTLSIPETTISKGQLSALQLEAIIYACQQHEVILQNGQRAGYLIGDGAGVGKGRTVAGIILENYLKGRKKALWFSVSNDLKYDAERDLKDIEAPCIPVHALNKIKYGDTATSEGVLFATYSALIGESQAGGQHRTRLRQILDWCKPGFDGVIIFDECHKAKNATSTKMGKAVLDLQNKLPLARVVYASATGASEPKNMIYMSRLGIWGEGTPFKIFDDFLHAIEKRGVGAMEIVAMDMKVSGMYIARQLSFSGVSFRIEEIGLDNDFKLVYNKAAKLWAEALAVFTRAADELGLVSRKSLWGQFWSSHQRFFKYLCIAAKVRCLVELAKKELEAGKCIVIGLQSTGEARTREVLDENDGHLDRFVSAAEGVFQSLVQKHFPSEKQKREKSAGNKRKRKPKGRPPKYPKHSAEVGIVIHISDDSSTESDGPDSDSNSSPESLMDNDDVIFVNHTNCHTAKIEEMKQDLLNKISVLGKELPLNTLDELIDKFGGPEQVSEMTGRKGRVVRRPDGSVRYESRAEQGLTIDHVNIKEKERFMCGEKLVAIISEAASSGISLQADKRVQNQRRRVHMTLELPWSADRAIQQFGRTHRSNQVTAPEYIFLISELAGERRFASIVAKRLESLGALTHGDRRATESRDLSKYNFENKYGTKALDKITKAILGHIESKVHPPKGYPGGDAMFFREMKQGMMDVGIFCKEPRFGISTEKDCSITKFLNRILGLEVHKQNSLFQYFTDNFDYLIEKDKKEGKYDMGILDLAPGNDKIYEETQEKFLTAGNPQDGQVVLYKISVDRGMHWDEAYSKAQTLTGPDDGFYVSHRLRGNHPCVLLAEQGRGRNLILYKPNIGKQAHPESLDNLHRRYRKVTPEQAKDSWENQFTFSFRKCSHANWNGKCKQVEAGHECWQGMRLRQYHMLCGALLRVWKRVADVVSDVTNSSILQIVRLKTKEHNKQVGIKIPENCVARVREELAQMNKEVKRRRSEREQQEQRALEARLAEERELERQRRQVISRFCGGQPTVLPGLASSLAAYPGLPQLAPLQRSPVDEILDLTTSSPSPSPDSSGAGGLGLDSLVGPLGGAQDHFSLESLISQTVLSGHHPSHPQQDLLDFLENPALSLSSAYSTFPSHTAPTSTVPPISTILPPSSSSSSSSSTSSTSSMFSSVMAPSEHQANPLPNGHCSADLFNVREVLDSMLRTNPDRQSVIQSRTPDWDGTPTSHSPYAHTSFLPPPL; translated from the exons GACCTCTCCTGCATCGATGATCTTTCCAACACCtcgctcttctcctctcctgccGACTCCCTGTCCGAGTACACAGACGCCGCCGACTTCCCCAGCATCGGCAACTACGTGCCCACGCTATGGGACATAAACACGCCCACGCACAGCCAGCTGGAG CCGCCCCAGCCGCCCCAGCGACCCCAGCAGTCcccagaagaggaagaggaggtggacgaagaggagacagaggagctCGGGCACGTGGACACGTACGCGGAATACAAACCGTCCAAAT CCACGATAGGGATCTCGCACCCGGACATCGTCGTGGAGACCAACACCCTGTCCAGCGTCCCGCCTCCCGACATCACCTACACCCTGTCCATTCCCGAAACCACTATCAGCAAAGGTCAGCTGTCTGCCCTGCAGCTGGAGGCCATCATCTACGCCTGCCAG CAACACGAGGTGATCCTGCAGAACGGCCAGAGGGCGGGCTACCTGATCGGAGACGGCGCCGGCGTGGGGAAGGGCCGCACCGTGGCCGGGATCATCCTGGAAAACTACCTGAAGGGGAGGAAGAAAGCGCTGTG GTTTAGCGTTTCCAACGACCTGAAATACGACGCCGAGCGAGATCTGAAAGATATCGAGGCTCCCTGCATTCCCGTGCATGCCTTAAACAAG ATTAAGTATGGCGACACAGCTACCTCAGAAGGAGTGCTCTTCGCGACGTACTCCGCCCTGATCGGGGAGAGCCAGGCGGGGGGGCAGCACCGCACCAGGCTCCGGCAGATCCTGGACTGGTGTAAGCCGGGCTTCGATGGAGTC ATCATATTTGACGAGTGCCACAAAGCCAAAAACGCCACGTCCACCAAGATGGGCAAGGCCGTGCTGGACCTGCAGAACAAGCTGCCGCTGGCCCGCGTGGTGTACGCCAGCGCCACAG GTGCTTCTGAGCCAAAGAACATGATCTACATGAGCCGGCTGGGGATCTGGGGAGAGGGGACCCCCTTCAAAATCTTCGACGACTTCCTGCACGCCATCGAGAAGAG GGGTGTGGGCGCCATGGAGATCGTGGCGATGGACATGAAGGTGAGCGGCATGTACATCGCCCGGCAGCTCAGCTTCTCGGGGGTGTCCTTCCGCATCGAGGAGATCGGCCTGGACAACGACTTCAAGCTCGTCTACAACAAAGCTGCCAAGCTG TGGGCGGAGGCGCTGGCGGTCTTCACGCGGGCGGCGGACGAGCTGGGCCTGGTCTCCAGGAAGTCGCTGTGGGGCCAGTTCTGGTCCTCCCACCAGCGCTTCTTCAAGTACCTCTGCATCGCCGCCAAGGTGCGCTGCCTGGTGGAGCTGGCCAagaaggagctggaggcggGAAAG TGCATCGTGATTGGGCTGCAGTCCACGGGGGAGGCGCGCACCAGGGAGGTCCTGGACGAGAACGACGGGCACCTGGACAGATTCGTCTCGGCGGCGGA GGGTGTTTTTCAGTCGCTGGTGCAGAAGCACTTTCCGTCGGAGaagcagaagagagaaaagagcgctggaaacaaaagaaaac gcaAACCCAAGGGCCGGCCGCCGAAGTACCCCAAGCACAGCGCGGAGGTGGGGATCGTGATCCACATCAGCGACGACAGCAGCACCGAGTCGGACGGGCCGGACAGCGACTCCAACTCCTCCCCCGAGTCCCTCATGGACAACGACGACGTCATCTTCGTCAACCACACTAACTGTCACACTG CGAAGATCGAGGAAATGAAGCAAGATCTCCTGAACAAGATTTCTGTGCTGGGAAAGGAACTACCTCTGAATACTCTGGATGAACTGATAGACAAGTTTGGCGGTCCAGAGCAGGTCTCTGAG atgacCGGGCGGAAGGGTCGGGTGGTGCGGAGGCCTGACGGCAGCGTTCGGTACGAGTCCCGGGCAGAGCAGGGCCTCACCATCGACCACGTCAACATCAAGGAGAAGGAGCGCTTCATGTGTGGGGAGAAG CTGGTGGCCATCATCTCGGAGGCGGCCAGCTCGGGCATCTCTCTGCAGGCCGACAAGCGAGTGCAGAACCAGCGGAGGAGAGTGCACATGACGCTGGAGCTGCCCTGGAGCGCCGACCGGGCCATCCAGCAGTTCG GCCGTACCCACCGCTCTAACCAGGTCACTGCGCCGGAGTACATCTTCCTCATCTCAGAGCTGGCGGGGGAGCGCCGCTTCGCCTCCATCGTGGCCAAGCGGCTGGAGAGCCTG GGGGCGTTGACCCACGGAGACAGGAGGGCCACGGAGTCCAGAGACTTGAGCAAATACAACTTTGAAAACAAG TATGGCACCAAGGCTCTGGACAAGATCACCAAGGCCATCCTGGGGCACATCGAAAGCAAAGTACACCCTCCTAAAGGGTACCCAGGGGGCGACGCCATGTTCTTCAGAG AAATGAAGCAGGGAATGATGGACGTTGGAATATTCTGCAAAGAGCCTCGCTTTGGGATCAGTACTGAAAAAG ACTGCAGCATCACCAAGTTCCTCAACCGCATCCTGGGCCTGGAGGTCCACAAGCAGAACTCGCTCTTCCAGTACTTCACCGACAACTTTGACTACCTGATCGAGAAGGACAAGAAAGAGGGGAAGTACGACATGGGCATTCTGG ACCTGGCCCCGGGTAACGATAAGATCTACGAGGAGACGCAGGAGAAGTTCCTGACCGCGGGCAACCCTCAGGACGGACAGGTGGTCCTGTACAAG ATCAGCGTGGACCGGGGCATGCACTGGGACGAGGCGTACAGCAAGGCGCAGACGCTCACCGGCCCCGACGACGGCTTCTACGTCTCTCACCGG CTGAGGGGGAACCACCCCTGCGTGCTGCTGGCCGAGCAGGGCCGGGGGAGGAACCTAATCCTCTACAAGCCCAACATCGGCAAGCAGGCCCACCCCGAGAGCCTGGACAACCTGCATCGTAGGTACCGCAAG GTCACACCAGAGCAGGCCAAGGACAGCTGGGAGAATCAGTTCACATTCTCCTTCAGGAAGTGCAGCCACGCTAACTG GAATGGGAAGTGCAAGCAGGTGGAGGCGGGGCACGAGTGCTGGCAGGGCATGCGTCTGCGGCAGTACCACATGCTGTGCGGCGCGCTGCTGCGCGTCTGGAAGCGCGTGGCCGACGTCGTCTCCGACGTCACCAACTCCAGCATCCTGCAGATCGTGCGGCTCAAGACCAAGGAGCACAACAAGCAAGTCG GCATCAAGATCCCGGAGAACTGCGTGGCGCGGGTGCGGGAGGAGCTGGCGCAGATGAACAAGGAGGTGAAGCGGCGGCGGAGCGAGCgcgagcagcaggagcagcgggCGCTGGAGGCGCGCCTGGCGGAGGAGCGGGAGCTGGAGCGCCAGAGGAGGCAGGTGATCAGCCGGTTCTGCGGCGGCCAGCCCACGGTGCTGCCCGGCCTCGCCTCCTCGCTGGCGGCCTACCCCGGCCTCCCCCAGCTGGCCCCCCTGCAGAGGAGCCCTGTCGACGAGATCCTGGACCTGACCACCAGCAgcccctcgccctcccccgACAGCAGCGGGGCCGGGGGCCTGGGCTTGGACAGCCTCGTCGGGCCTCTAGGGGGCGCCCAGGACCATTTCAGCCTGGAGTCGCTGATCTCGCAGACGGTGCTGAGCGGGCATCACCCGTCGCACCCGCAGCAGGACCTCCTGGACTTTCTGGAGAACCCCGCCCTCAGCCTTTCCTCCGCCTACTCCACCTTCCCTTCCCACACGGCCCCCACCTCCACCGTGCCCCCCATCTCCACCATCCTTCCgccctcctcgtcctcctcctcctcctcttccacctcctccacttcctccatGTTCTCGTCTGTCATGGCCCCTTCGGAACACCAAGCGAACCCCTTACCCAACGGCCACTGCAGCGCGGACCTCTTTAACGTACGAGAGGTCTTGGACAGCATGTTGCGGACCAACCCGGACCGGCAGTCTGTCATCCAGTCTCGGACACCAGACTGGGACGGCACGCCCACGTCCCATAGCCCATATGCACACACCAGtttcctccccccgcccctctga